Proteins from one Thermotoga sp. SG1 genomic window:
- a CDS encoding cyclodeaminase/cyclohydrolase family protein encodes MEVENLSLKEFCEKVAERKPTPGGGAVGSVVGALACALAEMVANFTRKKKGYEDVEPEMERIVEAMEEAREKLFSLAEKDMKAFEKVMKAYKGSREELQTALKEAASVPLDVIRVMRDLGHDLEKLAEFGNKNLASDTLNAMDLCRAVFLVEKVNVLVNLKNIEDEKFKNEMLEELEGQEKQIEGSYRRVREYLEGVVWNSK; translated from the coding sequence ATGGAGGTTGAAAATCTTTCACTGAAAGAGTTCTGTGAAAAGGTTGCGGAGAGAAAACCCACCCCCGGTGGGGGAGCTGTCGGTTCAGTTGTCGGTGCTCTGGCCTGTGCCCTCGCCGAGATGGTAGCAAACTTCACGAGGAAGAAAAAGGGATACGAGGACGTTGAACCGGAGATGGAAAGAATCGTTGAGGCAATGGAGGAAGCAAGAGAAAAGCTCTTTTCCCTCGCAGAAAAGGACATGAAAGCCTTCGAAAAAGTGATGAAGGCCTACAAGGGATCTAGAGAAGAGCTTCAGACTGCGCTCAAGGAAGCTGCATCTGTTCCCTTGGATGTCATAAGGGTCATGAGAGATCTGGGGCACGATCTTGAAAAGCTTGCAGAATTTGGAAACAAAAATCTAGCTTCTGACACGCTGAACGCCATGGACCTCTGTCGTGCGGTGTTTCTGGTTGAAAAAGTGAACGTTCTGGTCAATCTGAAGAATATAGAGGATGAGAAATTCAAAAACGAGATGCTGGAAGAACTCGAAGGGCAGGAAAAGCAAATAGAGGGAAGTTACAGAAGAG